The Sphingorhabdus lutea genome segment ACAGCATCGCCGAATTGGCCGATGAAGCCACGTTGCAGGCCGAAATTCGCGCCGCATATGAGGCAGGATGCCGATTGCGCCATATGGCAAGCTGCACCCGCCTTGCATTTCGCATGGAAAAAGGAATTGGCGGGCCAAGGGACCAAGATGCGGCATATATTTTATATAATGGGCTTTGCAAAAATGGGGATTCATGGTCCTGCACCCGAATGGGGTATAATTTATTTCGCAGCGCAAGCCAAAAAAACGGCGCACAGCATGATATAGTCCTTCAAGAAAGTGCATTGCATGATGATGAAAGCGCCGAAAGCCTATATGCACGGTCGCGCGAATTTTTTACGCTGGGCTGTGAATATCGCAATGGATCGGCATGCTATTATCTTGGCATGATGCAGGGCGATGGCACAGGCGGCGATCAAAATCCCAGCGACGCCCGCAAAAATTATAGCGCCGCCTGTAAATTGGGATATGGCCGTGGTTGCCATGCGCTGTCCATTGCATATCGCACGGGATTTGGCGGCAATGCCAATATGATATTGGCGCTTAGTTATATGAATGAAGCCTGTAAACAGGGATATGAACCCGCCTGCCACAGCGAATAATCCCTGTTTTGGGCATTTTGCTATGGCGGTTTATTCGACCAAATTAGCGATGGTGAATTCCGGATTATCAACCCAATTCATAAATTCACCCATGACCGATTGTACAATATCACCCGGCATATCTTCGCTGGTAAATCCCGTTAAGTCATTTATCGCAAATATTTCGAAATAATCCTGACTTGGCACGCCTTCCCCCATCAATAATGCATCGGTGCGATATGTGTTAAAGGATGAAACACGGCTTAGACCGCGCATTTGCGGATAATCGCTGGTCCGCACCCAATTTTCAAATTCGCTATGTTTAACGCCATTTTTTAATTTATATCTAATCATCAAATATTGCATTTTACCGCCCCCTTAAAATAAAATATCTCCATTGAGAGAATCCAAGATAACAGACACTGGGCGCACCGCCAAATGACATATATTGTTAGATTTCATGCCCCAAATATAGAGCATGATATAAAGCATGGTAGCCAACGCATTTATGCCGCCAACATATTTAATATTGCGCGTTAATTTTTAGGTGCTTGCCGCCGATAAGATAAAGCCTCGGCAATGTGGATACGGCCAATTTGCGTATCGCCGGATAAATCCGCGATGGTCCGCGCCACCCGCAACACACGGGTATAGCTGCGCGCGGAAAGCTTCATCGCCTCTGCCGCCTTATGCAATAATGCCTGCCCTTCTTTATCGGGGGTCGCATATTTTTCCAGCATATCCCCATCCGCCTCTGCATTGGTGCGATAGGACGAATTTGCATAGCGCGCGGTTTGTAGGGCGCGGGCGCGCACCACCCGTGCCTTTACCCCGGCCGAACCCTCCGCAGGTGGCGGCATCACCAAATCGGCTGCCGAAACCGCCTCTATCTCTATATGCAAATCAATACGGTCTAGCATCGGGCCAGAAATTTTTGCCTGATAATCCGATGCGCATTTTGGCGCACGCGAACATGCCAGCGCCGCATCGGCCAAATGACCGCAACGGCACGGGTTCATCGCGGCGATTAACTGAAAACGAGCGGGGTAGCTGATATGATTATTGGCCCGCGCAATGGTCACTTCCCCGCTTTCCACAGGTTGGCGTAAACTATCCAATACGGTGCGCTGAAATTCAGGAAGTTCATCCAAAAATAATACGCCCAAATGGGCCAATGACACCTCGCCCGGCTTTGCCTTTAACCCGCCGCCAACCAATGCAGGCATAGATGCGCTGTGATGCGGGGCGCGAAATGGCCGCGCCCGTGACATCCGCCCTTTCTCCAAATTTCCTGAAATAGAAGCAATCATCGACACCTCCAATGCCTCAGCAGGGGTAAGTTCGGGCAAAATGCCCGGCAGGCAAGATGCGAGCAGCGATTTGCCCGCGCCCGGCGGCCCGTTCATCAACATATTATGGCCGCCTGCCGCCGCAATTTCCAATATACGTTTGGCCGTTTCCTGCCCCTTTACCTGTTTCAAATCATTATGATAACAGGTTTCGGCAATTTCCCCCACCTTTGGACGAGGCAAAAGCCCCTCGCCCTTTAAATGGGAAAGTAAGGATAATAGGTCGGGCGGCGCAATAAGCTCCAATTCGCCGGCCCATGCGGCCTCCGGCCCCTGTGCTGCCGGACAGATAAGCCCCAAATCATGCGAAGATGCATGCAGCGCGGCCAACAACACCCCCGGCGAAGATGCAATGCGCCCATCAAGTCCAAGCTCCCCAATAATGACATAATTTGCCAATGCCTCCGCATCAATAAGTCCCATAGCGCATAATAATGCCATGGCGATGGGAAGGTCATAATGCGATCCCTCCTTGGGCAAGTCCGCTGGAGATAGGTTTAGCGTGATACGTTTTGGCGGCAAGGCAAGCCCAATGGCCGAAAGCGCCGCGCGTACCCGCTCCCTACTTTCCGCCACCGCCTTATCCGGCAATCCCACAATGATAAAGGCGGGCATACCTGCTGCAACTTGGCATTGCACCTCTATCTGACGCGCCTCCAACCCCATAAAGGCCACCGTCGTGATAATCGCTACCATGAAAATTGCCCCTAAATTATTTTAAAAAAATGTCATCGAATCAAAAGCTCATATCAGATGTGCATGATTTGTTCCATTTTGGCAAGCGTCCAAAATATACATTTTTCATAATTTTTTATGATGCGGCGTTCACGGCCCCTTCTATTGGGGTTGCTTTGGGGGTTTCGCCATTTTCTTCAATCAAAATGGGCGGTTCGATTAACGCCAACCCCTCGTTCAAACTCATCACTTCTAATAAAAATGATTTTGGTTTTTTGTAAAATTTACTCTCTGGATTTATATGTAATCCAGAAAGCGTGATTAAATCGGCGACAAAATGGATACAATTGCTTTTGTTCAAATTATAACTATTGCCCCCACGATCGCGCCATTCGGCAATTTTTTCCATAAATATTGCATATTGAGCATCATTTAACCTGACCGAGAAACGGGCATCGCTTTTTGCAATATATTTTTCCGATTGGCTTTCCACTTTGCCTTTTACCGATTTCCATAAAATGGCGGGGGTTAAATTTTTCGCGGTAAAGCCATAATCCTGATCCACAATTTCACCCGTGCTGTCCACTTTGCCTTGTAATATTACAAAGGCATGGGGGAAATTTTGTCCAAATTCATGGCTGTAAAATGTGGCAATCACCTCAGCCCGTGCAATATTGACGCTGCTAAAGAAAATGATGAAAATACAGGTTAATCTGGAGAAAATATACATCATTTGGCGACCCTAACCAGATTCAAAAAATCTCTCAACCCATAAATAATTATAGGCAAAGGCAACGCATACTGACATAAAGGAAAGCAAGAGGAAATTTAGGAGAAGATTATGAGCGGGCAAGCAAAATCCATTTTCATTACTGGCGGTGCATCCGGCCTTGGACGCGAAGTTGCCCGTTTTTTCGGTCAAAAAGGATGGTTTGTGGGCATTGCCGATGTGCAGGATGCCGAGGCACATATTACCGCATCCATGATACCCGAAGGGATGAGCAGCGTTCATCATTTGGATGTGACCAATCGCGATCAATGGAAAATTGCATTAAAAGAATTTGATAAGGCAAGCGGCGGGCGAATGGATGTGTTGTTTAACAATGCGGGCATTGGTTCGGGCGGCCAAATTGAACAGCATGATTATGCCGATATTGATCGGATGGTTGCGGTTAATTTTATTGGCGTCATCAATGGGGTAAAGGAAAGTTTCGAATTTCTTGCCAAAACGCCCAATAGCTGCATCCTCAACACGTCATCCGCATCGGGCATTTATGGGGTTGCGGATTTAAGCGTGTATAGCGCCACCAAATTTGCGGTACGCGGCTTGACCGAATCCCATGATATTGAACTTCGCCGCCATGGCATACGCTGTCGATCCCTAATGCCTGGATTTATCGATACCAATATTTTATCCAATGTTCCGGACGACAGCAATATGACTGGCAAAGAAATTTTACAATCAGCAGGGGTGGAGGTAAGCCCTGTTACCATTATTGGCCAGGCCGCATGGGATGCCATTCACGGAGACAAGGTTCATACCTATGTCAATAAAACCGCCAAACAGCTTGCCTTTGCCGCGCGGTGGATGCCGGGGCGTTTACGCAAACAAATGGGCGGCTTATTGCGCAATGTGGTGAAAAGCGATAGTTAAATATCGCTTTTCATACCTATTCTTTGATTACAGGGCGTCTATTGCGCGGGCCAATTCAATATCGCGAATGGAAAGCCCGCCTGCATCATGGGTGGTGAGTAAA includes the following:
- a CDS encoding tetratricopeptide repeat protein gives rise to the protein MIKTKHILPTFLSIIFMSQISISYAQSEEDVPIANQEQYSAEPDSEAVPASDFAKRVLHDEVKEAETLDALAILKIAIKECDNGNGQACYDKGQLIQNGVGEVDQEEDNSPSINQDSIAELADEATLQAEIRAAYEAGCRLRHMASCTRLAFRMEKGIGGPRDQDAAYILYNGLCKNGDSWSCTRMGYNLFRSASQKNGAQHDIVLQESALHDDESAESLYARSREFFTLGCEYRNGSACYYLGMMQGDGTGGDQNPSDARKNYSAACKLGYGRGCHALSIAYRTGFGGNANMILALSYMNEACKQGYEPACHSE
- a CDS encoding SDR family oxidoreductase; protein product: MSGQAKSIFITGGASGLGREVARFFGQKGWFVGIADVQDAEAHITASMIPEGMSSVHHLDVTNRDQWKIALKEFDKASGGRMDVLFNNAGIGSGGQIEQHDYADIDRMVAVNFIGVINGVKESFEFLAKTPNSCILNTSSASGIYGVADLSVYSATKFAVRGLTESHDIELRRHGIRCRSLMPGFIDTNILSNVPDDSNMTGKEILQSAGVEVSPVTIIGQAAWDAIHGDKVHTYVNKTAKQLAFAARWMPGRLRKQMGGLLRNVVKSDS
- a CDS encoding REDY-like protein HapK; its protein translation is MQYLMIRYKLKNGVKHSEFENWVRTSDYPQMRGLSRVSSFNTYRTDALLMGEGVPSQDYFEIFAINDLTGFTSEDMPGDIVQSVMGEFMNWVDNPEFTIANLVE
- a CDS encoding YifB family Mg chelatase-like AAA ATPase, with protein sequence MVAIITTVAFMGLEARQIEVQCQVAAGMPAFIIVGLPDKAVAESRERVRAALSAIGLALPPKRITLNLSPADLPKEGSHYDLPIAMALLCAMGLIDAEALANYVIIGELGLDGRIASSPGVLLAALHASSHDLGLICPAAQGPEAAWAGELELIAPPDLLSLLSHLKGEGLLPRPKVGEIAETCYHNDLKQVKGQETAKRILEIAAAGGHNMLMNGPPGAGKSLLASCLPGILPELTPAEALEVSMIASISGNLEKGRMSRARPFRAPHHSASMPALVGGGLKAKPGEVSLAHLGVLFLDELPEFQRTVLDSLRQPVESGEVTIARANNHISYPARFQLIAAMNPCRCGHLADAALACSRAPKCASDYQAKISGPMLDRIDLHIEIEAVSAADLVMPPPAEGSAGVKARVVRARALQTARYANSSYRTNAEADGDMLEKYATPDKEGQALLHKAAEAMKLSARSYTRVLRVARTIADLSGDTQIGRIHIAEALSYRRQAPKN